GAGCAGAGCAATGCTCCGAATAGTATGGATGCCGGCCAGCTCGATCGACGGCGCCGACTGTGATGCTGTATATGGAGTTGGTATATCCATCAAAGTTGCAGTTGTCATCGCTGGCAGCACCATTGCCGCTGGCAAACACATAAATAGATCCCAGTCCATTTCGGCCCTCTTGAATGGACTTGAGCATAGCCCTCCTGATCAAAACACCAGGGGCCTCCATGGTtcgcccatcatcatggggTCCCCAAGAGCACGAATAGATCTGATTCTTGTCGTACTTGTACATCAtagcttcagcttcatcagcATCGCTTATAGGCTTGCTGAGAATCCGAATGCCAGCAATCTTGGATTCATACGCGACACCGAGACCGCAAACATCATTGCGAACTGCTGCGATTTCTCCAGCGCATCGAGTGCCATGGCGATCATCAGAGAGTACAGGAGCGGGAACAGGGTCATGGTCGTTAAAGTCGTAAGAACCCTCTGCGAAATAGTTGTCCTTGAGATCCAGACTGTTCATatcaaggccatcatcgatgatggcaacagTGACGTTCTTACCCGTAACCCCTTCTAGCCAAACACTTGTCACGTTCACGTCGTGGCCAATCTGAATGGGATTAAAGAGGTGCCACTGCTCGGTAAAAATCGGGTCGCGGATATTGAGCTGGGACATGACTGTTTGCTGTTTCTTGATAGCCCACTCAACGGGTTTGTTATTGTCGCGCGGCAAAATCAACCCCGAAGGAGGTGGCGGAATCACACGTTTATGCAGGTTTTGACGAGTCTCCTGCTTCGTAGAGAGCAACACACTGTCCAAAACGTCGCGATCTCCTAGTCCccgcttcctcctcttaCTTTGCAGTAGCTCTCTCTTGACAATGTCGTGCTCGGCCTTTGGTGAGCGGAAAACGTGATGATCTGAAAGTTGGCCGAGGACGCCTTCGTGTCGCAAACCCAGACGAGACGCAATTTGTTCTGGAGACGTAGTCGAATCAATATGTATGACATAGTAGTCATTATTATTGTAGTCCCTGGGAACATGGCTAGCATGggaaatggcggcaaggccaaggaggccagCCCATGGCGCAAATCTCATGGCGTAGAGCAAAGGGGTACGACGATGGCAGTGGCCCGAGGAAGCAGCACAAGCGAATGTGATTCGGTCTAACACATCTGAAAACTCGATGGGGTATCTCTAAACAGGCGTTTATGTGTGTTCCTGGTGCAGCTGTGGTTAGAACTACCGCAGAATTTAGAATTTGGATGACTTCCGCGCCAGCAAAACGACTCTAGTGTCGTCAAATGGAACCTGGGCCTCCCAGACGGACGAGTCTCAAGGCACAAATGTGCACAGGAACGCTGGGAACATACGTTTAGAATGAGAGGGTGAGAAGAGCCGCAGACCCTGTTCAAGgatggcttggctgggcgCGTTTCGTGAGAAAGAGCGTGGGCAAAAAGTAGGAATGTCggaagttgaggttgagtAGTaggtgtctggtttgatctGAGGCGTCGTGGCCTTGAGGCGTGGATGCGGCACGATTACTCTGGGCCAGTGCCGCAaagtgaccagacatggacctaACCGGACCAGATGGGGGCAGGGAGACGGCAGCCTGGAGTGACCCCCTAAGTACGCCGAACTCAGTGCCCACGATTAAGGCAGGTGCCTGGTGGGTACTGTGCTTCTCGACTGGAGCTAGTGGCGGATCAAGTGGAAGGGGCAAAGAGGGAGTGGGTCATGGTATCAGCTACCTCTCCGCGTGCTGCTCATGTACTGAGCTTTAGAGTAGAGGATACCTTTATTGACAAGCCCAGGTTGTAACCATTGACCTGCATtctactcgtgccacgccccactttattggGAACTCGCAAgctcgcaccacctaaagatggtgctggccaccaaaataaccagaccaccaatATAACCAGAATTCCAACATTTTTTATTAGAATCGCTTCAACAACCTACAACGGCGGTCCGTTTCATAAACTGCCGCTGGTTCTAGCCTCCCAGATGTCCTCCACTTACgagcttccttggcagttgcTTCAAACCACCGCTTGTATCCATTGCGCGCCCGTTGTTCCGCTGCTTGCACACGTcgccttgccgccgccagatcTGCGTCAACCCTTCGCTGCACCATACGCCGGCCTTCTGCCACTGTAAGCACTCCTCCTGTCTGTAAGGTCTTATTCTTCATTGCCCTGCGCCGCTTAGCCACCGtctcggccaacttggtgcGCCCTAGATCTCTCTTTGTTTGCACTAGCTCCGTGCTCATGGCAAGCGTCCCCCGAACATATCGATCTATATCAGTAGATATTGAAGCCATTAAGTCTGGGAATTCGTCGACAGCTTCCATAATGTTGTTGGCTAGCTTGTTAACTTGCCGCAAGGTTAGAGGAGTCTCGAATGGTGAAGATCCAGTTGGAAACTGCGGCTCAGGCGTAGGATTGTGTGGTTGCCGAGACTCCAGGACCTGTAGGACCACATGTGGATTGAATGGATAGATTCCAGTTTTCTGAAATGCAGAGAAGATCGTACTACGCTTGAAGGCGTGGTTGCGTACATCCTTAATAGAAGCCAAAAATTCTAGCTTGGTGATGTTAGTGCAGCCGTCGCGAACTGCCAGATCCAGCGCCTTGGCATGGTAATGTTTTAGCGGCTGAAATACGCACACATctagtggctgaagaatatGTGTCAAGTGCGACGGTAAGCCAAAAGgtatgatgtggtggttgtcacAGTACTCGATAAATTCCTTAGTATGGTGCGAGCCATGGCCATCCAGGATCAACAACCGCTTCAGTCCTTTAGCTGTTGATGCCGTGTGCTTGTCAAAATGCCGAATCCATTCAAGACTCAATTCGTCATTCGAGTAACCAGTCTCTGAAACACCCAGCGCAGtatcttcatccaagcccaCAGACTCTGCGTACCAACGGGCCATGTGCTTAGATCCAGTCATGATGAGGAAACCAGGGCAGTGGCGCCCGGCTGCCGAGATAGCCTCTATAGCAGTAGCTGATTCACGGTTCGTAGGAATGGCAAGGTAGTGGGCTCGCTCTCGCTTAGTCACAATCAACTGATCCTTTCCTACGCCAAGTTGGAACCCAGTCTCGTCCATATTCCAGATGTCTTCAGGGGTGATGCCATGGGTTTCAATAATCTCCCGGAGCCGTTGGAAGTACTGGTTAACCTTGTCGATATCTTCTGCAACCTGGCGGTTAGAATCCAGcgtcttctgcttcttgctgtcgtAACCGTACCGTGTAAGGAAGCGAGAGACCCAGTGCTGGCCAACTGCAGGTGGATTGCCAGCCTTAGCCTTGGAAGACCTCTCGCGCAGGATTAGATTCGCCGCGTCCCGCACAAATTCCTTGCGCACAGATAAGCCTACATTGTCAAGCCGGTCAATATATCTACACACTGCAAGCTCTTCTGGGCGCGTCAGCAGTGTATTGTGGCCGGCAGCGCCTTTCTTAGGTTGCCGGCCTTCTAGTCGATATCGCAGTCGGCCAAGCGGCACGTGGAATAACCGCGCAACCGCGGCCACTTTTGCGCCAGGAAAATCCTCAAAGTACTGAAGAGCCTCTTGAATACGCGACTCCATTACGACCAGCCAAAATTTCAAGAGTTGGTGGGCAGAATAGTGGAAAATACATCAGAGGTTGGAAATTCTGGTTATattggtggtctggttatGCGAGCTTGCGAGTTCccaataaagtggggcgtggcacgagtacTGTCTTAAAAAAGAGAGCATTTATTTCTCCTACAAGTCGCTCCCCGACGAACCGTCCGCCAGACCCTAAGCTCATCGTTAAATCTGTTCAGGCACGCACCCCCGACGTAGTCTGGCTGTTCCCTAGCTGCAGCGTCTCACTCAACATCTAGAATTTAGATTGTTTCGACATTATCCTCTGCTGTTGGGGCGTATTTACTAAGCCGACAAGAATAGTGCCCAGCTCGCTGCTCGCTTTAACCCGTGCTCGACCGAGAGACTTCTTCTCACACCTTCAAGTTTTCATCGTTTTGTAGTCACCCTGAACTTTCAGGGCAAAATGGACTACCCGGCAACTACACAGGCAGCCGTACTGCCAGCGTCGAACAAAAATGCAACAACAAACCTTCAGACCAGGGCAATTTACGGCCAACATGGAGCGGTGGCCAAGCCTCAGAAGTCAAGCAAGTTACGTCTTTCGTCCCTTCCCGCGCATGACACATTCAAGTCCCCTGGTGGCTACTCCTCTCACGCGAGCATGAGCCCGCAGCAGCCCATTGACCACATATCTTCTGCACCTACCAGCGTGACCCGGAACAACCGCAGCACTTGGCTATCTGGATTCAAAATGGGCCAgtgcttctgctgctgaagaagtgGTGAGGGTGTGGAAGGAAGAGCCTGCACTCTCTTTATTCAAGCTGAGACTGGGGCAGGGTTCAAAGTCACTACACGAAAGTCCACATATGGACTCACATATGGATCCATTTCAATTGCActccatgccaccagaccatgttGTGGCTTTCTGTCACTCCACGGAACCCCGGCCACATATGTCAATGGTGGAAATTATGGTAATTTCATCCGGGGGTTAAGAAATACCTAATAAACGCATAGTGTATGAGGCAAATTTGAAGTACTTGCTAACTGGTCTGAGACACCAAATTTCAGCTCACTTCAGCTCACTTGACCTCAGCTACGGCGCCGCTCATGGATGACGAGCTGACTGACCAAAAAGAGCTGCATGAACCGTGGATCTGACAATGGACCTTTTCCTCATATTTCCTCATCAGTCCTACTGTGCCTTCGACTCGGCGCATGTTGTATTGCCTCGCAATGTTCCCTGCGTCTGACTACCTTGACTCAGTTTTGCTCCATGGCGGCCGTTTCGGTCTGATGCCACCCGATTTTCAGTTGTAAATAATCGAATAATGATGGGTGATAATAAACCCGATTATAGGCAACATTTACCCTCTGCAAGAGAAAAATTGACGGTGGCGATCCCAGATCGaacagaagaagatgaagaacgTCTGTTCCGCATTTTCCGTGGCTGGACACTGACCGAAAGAGATGGCCAGACGCGACAATGGGTCTATCAATTTGGTTGTGATATTCAGAATGTCGCGACGAAAGAACGCCGCTGGGTCTGTTGTCTGTGTGTAAAACGGAAGGATCCCAGACCGAAGAATTACAACCATAAGGGCTTACAGAATGCTGAGGGCCATCTGTTCAAAGACCACAACGGCATAGTCGATCCTGCTGGCAAAAGGAAGTGTCCTAACTCTACCGCTGAAACGCCTGCCCGCTCAATTGCAACGCTGCTGCAATTAAATCCAGAGGTTACACGCGATCAGGAAATAACGAATCTACTAATCAAGCGGTTTAATAAAACCACATTTCAACAGATGATGGTCCACTGGATTGTTAACACGAATCGATCATTTACCACGGCGAAAGATCCTGACCTGCGAGCGATCTTCGAGTATCTATACCCTTCAGTTTCCATTACAGAAGCTCACATATCCGATGTAACGGTGCGCGCGATCGCTGTAAGAGAGTTCAATGCGAATAGGTTGGCTGTACGAGAGACACTTCGGAAGAGCCCAGGCCAGATTCATATCCAGTTTGATGGATGGCGGTCCGGCAACAGGCATGCTCTTTACGGCGTTACATGCATATTCAGGAGTCTGGATAACAGGCCCCGGAAGTGCGTTCTTGGCCTTCCAGAGCTGCTTGGCCGGCATACAGGCGAGAACATCGCCGGAGAGATACTCGATATCGTCAGGGAATTTGAGATTGAGCACAAGCTGGGCTACTTCACGCTGGACAACGCGTCGAATAACAAAACAACTATGGAAATACTCGGACGTGAGCTGCGATTCAACTGGAAGAAGCGCTGGGTCCgctgcattggccatgttgtcaatataGTGGTGAAACACATgctctttggccaagatccAGACGCGTTTGAGAAAAAGATCTACGATGGTCAACTTATGGCGGCGAGGGAACATGAGCAGTGGCGCAAAAGGGGCCCAGTAGGTAAATGGCATAACTTCGCCGTTGTAAGCAAACTTCATCATGCATACCCTTGTACATTTAGGTTTTGGTGGCTTATGCAAACTATATCGTAGGAGGTCAATAGATCCGATATCTGGACCGATGTCCTGAAGAAAGTCCAGCAAGTCGAATCCCAACTTTCCGATGACCCAGCGATCCAGACCCACGATCCTGTCGGGGTTGTGGTAGATAACGCAACTCGTTGGCTCTCCCAGCTAGCCATGATCGACCGGGCTCTCGTTTTGCGGCCGTTTTATGACCCTTTCATCCAACGAGCCTTGAGTGAGTGGAACAAAGCTAATCTCACAAAAGGCGGGTTGGGGAGGAAAGGAGCCAGGATGCCATTCTTTTTGAGGGAAGAAAATCGGATTACAAGCAACGACTGGCGTGTGATCCAGGCGCTCCGTGACATCCTGTTAGACTTTCAGCTGGTAGTCAAAGCCTTGGAGGGTGATGGACAGGGCCAGCACCGAAAAGCAGTTCAACAAGATGAGATTGAGCCTCCATTATCCGGTAAGCTTTGCCTGGATCAGTCGGTCTGTACTATAGTTTTTCATGTGGCTAACGAGCCGCGGCCCAAAGGCACCAGCTGGGATCTTCTCCACGCGTATGAATATCTTCTCGAGTCTCTCGAATCTGCCAAGAAGATCGCTGTTTCCCTCCCAGACTCTGAGTATCTCGCTGTTAATATTAACCTAGGCTGGATGAAACTCGACGAATATTATCAGCACCTGAACGATAGTCCCGTGGTCTACGGTGCGGCGGCTCTGCACCCGGCTTACCGCTGGGCATTATTCGACGATCTGTGGGGCGATGATAGCAAGCGACGATTATGGATtaccaaagccaaggcagttGTCCAGGAACTGTGGGAAGTCGAATACAAGAAGTTGTTCTCCGAGGATCAAGACTGTGATTTGCCTCCAGGGAAGCGTCTTAAATCGTCAAAGAACAAGTTTACAGCCTGGCGTAACAGCAAACAAGGGCTGACTCCGCAGACTCAGGCTAGCGACGCGTCTCCCGGGGCgtctccttcatcaccttgCGTCGTGGGCCTGGATCTTGACGAGTATGATGAGTGGCAGCGCAACATAGACGATTCTGACGCCTTAGTCGTTGATCCATACGAATACTGGCACAGTAGGCGACTCAAATACCCGAAACTGAGCAGGATGGCACTGGATTTACTTACTGTGGCGCCTATGTCTGCGGAGTGCGAGAGGTTATTTTCCGTAGCGGGACATATGGTGACGAGGCTTCGGAATCGACTAGACGCTTCAACAATCGGCTTATGCCAAACATTACGCAGCTGGCTACGAGAAGGATTGATCGGCCAGTTGGACCAAATTCTGACGGAGCCATCGAGGGAATAACGGCGATAGGCCAAGAGTCGGATTGACCACGGACTCTTACTACCATACTGAGAATGTGGAAATTCCTGCCACATGTGGACTCACATCCATTATGGATACATATCCATCCATACCACGGCCGTGATCTTAGTCATCATCCATATCCATTCCATATCCCCGAATGTGTAGTGGTGTGTAGTGACTTTGAACCCTGGACTGGGGTCAGTCATGAGAGTCGGAAACCGTTTCTATGTATCTACGCTTTCCTATTGCCTTGGGGACAGGCTTGCAAATAAATACACCAACTTGAGCTGGTTTGGAAAGAGAAAGATCAGATTTGATCTAATTTGATTTGGCTTGGGTCTTGGACAGTCAGAGTACTTGACGTCGTAACAGATTAAACATTATCTATGCAGTGATGAAGTATGCGTCGAGGCTTTCAATAGGAAAGCTTGTCGCATATGTGGTCTATCTCCAAAACCAGCTTCTGTTTCTGCGTCCGTTTGTCTGCCAGCACACTTAGAGCAAGCAATTCATCTACAAAGGCAGCTTTTTGCTTCCTGCCTTGTGCGGAGATGATTGCACCTGTGGCGGTGGCTGTGTAAGAGTTTTCTACTTGGTCTTCGGTGCCTTCTCGGGAGCGAAGAGTAGCTGGTTTAGTGCCATCTTGTTCAAAGGAGTCGAAGTCTTGCTCTTTGTCTTGTGTCTATGGACCAAATGGTTAGCTACAGCGCATACGGGGAGAAACTGATACAGGTATATAATATACTTCTTGAACATTGATTGACACTTCTTGCGATACCATAATTCCTCCCAAGACTTGGAACTTCTTTCGCTGGCTTTGGGCTTTATGTGAGGAGCCGTCTGGTTCCTTTATGGCAGGATAGTTACTTGCTGACGACGTCTGTGGTACATCTTCAAAACTTCGCTCCTCACCTCGGTGTATGGAGCTAGGATGCGATGCCAAGTTAGAGAACTGTTCCTGACTTCTAGCAGACGACAACGGAGGCAAGGTTCCAAGCCTCTCGTGACCACGCAAATGGTCTCTGACCTTCTCCAGAGCTCCCGAAATGTACCTGGTTGGAAGCCGTGACATGATGCTAGGACGCTCAGGTGACATTTGGTGCATAACGGACGAAATGTCACGATGTACCATGTGTGAAAACTCGACGTGGGCGGAGCGTTCACGCGCAAGTTGACGCATCTTGAACAGACTAAGTGGGGTGAACTCGCATTGAGGCGAGACAATAGTAGTGTGAATAGGGACAACGAATTTAAATACGATGAGTGTGCGTTTTGATTGGAATTCACCTCCTTCGTTGCCAGAGCAAGGCAATTGAACCTCCCTTGGTAACAAGGTTGCATGGTCAAAAAGCTCATTGTCGAGCAATACTCTCAGACCAGAGACGGCATCTCGGAGATCGGACACAAACAACATTTCTCGTGGCGAACCAAGCATTTTTTGCTTTTCAAGCTTCAGCAAGATAGTGGCTAGTGTCATGCCCCGTATGCAATTTAGGAATTCAGAATGCCTCGGTTCAAGGTGGTCCATTGGCATAGCCACAGAAGGAAGCAAATCCTTGGCTGCTTTTTGAGCAAGGACGTCAAATCCGCCCCTGTCCGGACGAGCGCGAACAGCAAACATGCCCACATGGACCCGTGGAGTGCGCATGGTAATCTTGTCCTTCTGGTTGGACATGTTGCGAAGTCGAGACTCTAGATCTGCAGTCCCGATGTGCATGTTCGACCGAATAGAACTCACTGCCCGATGGACTTCAGCAAATCGATACCCAGAGGCTTCAAGCTTCTCAATATCTCGTTTGTCATTGACCGTACGAACAAGGAACATGAGATATCCCTGTCCGTAGTCTTCAGCGTTGTGTTGCTGGAAGTCACCCTTCTCAGCAAAACTGTGCAGACTGAATTTATCGCTATTTAAGACCCGGTGGCGGGGAGCGACATGCCTCGACGATTCGCCTGTTACGAAGATTTCGTCCCATAACACACCGACGTTGTTAAGCGtctctttggtcttgtcggcaaGCGCGTTGGCAGTTACACAGAACAGCTCCCGGAGGATGGTGTCATAGTCCTCGACTAGGACTCCGTCCTCGCCAACGAGTTTGACGCTGACTCTGCCgttgttgctttgtgcaAGGAGAGAGATGTGGTCAACCATTTTGCTCATGACTGTGTTGATTGTGTTCCAGTTGCGGGAAGCGAGGAACATCCAGTGGAAGAACGGGTGGTTGGTATTGAAGTAATCATCATTGGACTGTATTAATGAGGATTAATACGATGACCTGTTTAAGATACAAGAGTGTTTCGGGGCGACAGACTTTCGGTAAATACGTATCAGTGACGACTTCGCTGGGCAAGTAACCGTCTTGGCTAACCATGATACGGCCCTTTTTATCAAAGACACAGGCAG
The DNA window shown above is from Pochonia chlamydosporia 170 chromosome Unknown PCv3seq00015, whole genome shotgun sequence and carries:
- a CDS encoding DDE superfamily endonuclease domain-containing protein codes for the protein MESRIQEALQYFEDFPGAKVAAVARLFHVPLGRLRYRLEGRQPKKGAAGHNTLLTRPEELAVCRYIDRLDNVGLSVRKEFVRDAANLILRERSSKAKAGNPPAVGQHWVSRFLTRYGYDSKKQKTLDSNRQVAEDIDKVNQYFQRLREIIETHGITPEDIWNMDETGFQLGVGKDQLIVTKRERAHYLAIPTNRESATAIEAISAAGRHCPGFLIMTGSKHMARWYAESVGLDEDTALGVSETGYSNDELSLEWIRHFDKHTASTAKGLKRLLILDGHGSHHTKEFIEYCDNHHIIPFGLPSHLTHILQPLDVCVFQPLKHYHAKALDLAVRDGCTNITKLEFLASIKDVRNHAFKRSTIFSAFQKTGIYPFNPHVVLQVLESRQPHNPTPEPQFPTGSSPFETPLTLRQVNKLANNIMEAVDEFPDLMASISTDIDRYVRGTLAMSTELVQTKRDLGRTKLAETVAKRRRAMKNKTLQTGGVLTVAEGRRMVQRRVDADLAAARRRVQAAEQRARNGYKRWFEATAKEARKWRTSGRLEPAAVYETDRRCRLLKRF